A portion of the Ferrimonas lipolytica genome contains these proteins:
- the mnmC gene encoding bifunctional tRNA (5-methylaminomethyl-2-thiouridine)(34)-methyltransferase MnmD/FAD-dependent 5-carboxymethylaminomethyl-2-thiouridine(34) oxidoreductase MnmC produces the protein MSQITPAEIDWSDPAAPLAANFGDFYFSKKDGIAETDYVFLQHNQLPQRWIQHQRDYFCVAETGFGTGLNLMVLWRHFRVFQQQYPKNRCQRLHFVSFEKHPLSETDLNRAHQQWPEFAEMAAQIRANYPLPIDGCHRMVLDDGKVIVDLWFGDVLAQLPKLSTGNNGIVDAWFLDGFTPSKNPDMWQPQLYQQMARLSRHDATVATFTAASAVRKGLIAEGFAMQKDQGFRGKREMIFGQRNSEGSTNAAPSPSQVAVVGAGIAAASTALSLVRRGIKVNLYCKDEQPAGGASGNRQGALYPLLNLANDGMSQFFQQGYVFARQALNQLSQNHHIDHQWCGVLQLAPNATITKRIEGLSHYPWPTELAHGVTAEQASHIADIDIQQPGLFYPYGGWLNPAQLTAAIIAQATKSGLLACHFQHQLNRLAQQRDGWQLQFANHKQTVTANSDAVVLAMGHHSVGFEQTKPLPLNPVRGQIAYPPEKPLTAPLKTVLCADGYLVPSLNGRLTCGASFGRGDDSCKWRSEDKIEIDARMDNSFGRYVWRTQLQQDDHGRASVRAAVRDHLPLVGPVLDWDLVDNNTPINDPPLQQGLFILAGLGSRGLCSAGLSAELLTSQMLDEPRPLAEDLQKLLAPGRFWLRKIAKGQPLPK, from the coding sequence GTGAGCCAGATTACCCCTGCTGAGATCGATTGGTCAGATCCCGCCGCACCACTTGCTGCCAACTTTGGCGATTTCTACTTTTCCAAAAAAGACGGCATTGCCGAGACCGACTATGTGTTTCTGCAACACAACCAATTGCCACAAAGATGGATACAGCATCAACGTGACTATTTTTGTGTTGCCGAGACCGGTTTCGGCACTGGTCTAAATCTCATGGTGTTATGGCGACATTTTCGGGTATTTCAACAGCAATACCCGAAAAATCGCTGCCAACGGCTGCATTTTGTCAGTTTCGAGAAACATCCGTTGAGCGAAACTGATCTCAACCGAGCTCATCAACAGTGGCCGGAATTTGCGGAAATGGCCGCGCAGATCCGCGCTAACTACCCACTGCCAATAGACGGCTGCCACCGGATGGTGCTGGACGATGGCAAGGTTATCGTCGATCTATGGTTTGGTGATGTACTGGCGCAATTGCCAAAACTCTCCACCGGCAACAACGGCATTGTTGATGCGTGGTTTTTAGACGGTTTTACCCCAAGTAAGAACCCCGATATGTGGCAACCGCAACTGTACCAACAGATGGCACGCCTCTCACGCCACGACGCAACTGTTGCTACCTTCACCGCCGCCAGTGCGGTTCGCAAAGGCCTTATCGCAGAAGGTTTTGCGATGCAAAAAGACCAAGGTTTTCGTGGAAAACGCGAAATGATCTTTGGCCAACGCAACAGTGAGGGGTCAACAAACGCCGCTCCCTCTCCTTCACAGGTCGCTGTTGTCGGCGCAGGAATTGCCGCTGCCAGCACCGCGCTAAGCTTAGTGCGCCGTGGCATCAAGGTTAATCTTTATTGTAAGGATGAACAGCCGGCCGGGGGCGCATCAGGCAACCGCCAAGGGGCGCTTTACCCGCTACTGAATCTTGCCAACGACGGTATGTCGCAATTCTTCCAGCAAGGATATGTATTTGCCCGCCAAGCGTTAAACCAGCTGAGTCAAAATCACCATATTGACCATCAATGGTGCGGCGTGTTGCAACTGGCACCCAATGCGACAATAACAAAACGAATTGAAGGCTTAAGCCACTATCCATGGCCGACAGAGTTAGCTCACGGTGTTACTGCAGAACAAGCTAGCCACATTGCCGATATAGATATACAGCAGCCCGGTTTATTCTACCCATATGGTGGTTGGCTTAATCCCGCTCAGCTAACAGCAGCAATTATCGCGCAAGCCACTAAATCAGGGTTGTTAGCCTGTCATTTTCAACACCAGCTGAATCGATTAGCGCAACAACGCGATGGCTGGCAACTGCAGTTTGCAAACCATAAACAAACAGTAACAGCGAACAGTGACGCGGTAGTTTTAGCAATGGGACACCATAGTGTTGGCTTCGAGCAAACCAAACCGTTACCGCTTAATCCAGTTAGAGGGCAGATTGCCTACCCGCCGGAAAAACCACTAACGGCACCACTAAAAACCGTGCTGTGTGCTGATGGTTACCTAGTACCCAGCCTTAATGGGCGACTAACCTGTGGTGCCAGTTTTGGCCGTGGCGACGATAGTTGCAAATGGCGATCTGAGGATAAGATCGAGATTGATGCCCGAATGGATAACAGCTTTGGCCGCTACGTTTGGCGTACACAACTGCAGCAGGATGACCACGGCCGTGCTTCCGTTCGCGCTGCAGTGAGAGATCATCTGCCATTAGTTGGGCCAGTTTTAGATTGGGATTTGGTGGACAACAATACACCGATTAACGACCCACCGTTACAGCAAGGGCTGTTTATACTGGCAGGACTTGGCTCTCGTGGCTTATGCAGTGCGGGCTTGAGCGCTGAGCTATTAACAAGCCAAATGTTAGACGAACCTAGACCGTTAGCTGAAGATCTACAGAAGTTATTGGCACCGGGAAGGTTTTGGCTGCGTAAGATCGCCAAAGGTCAACCATTACCAAAGTGA
- a CDS encoding 4-phosphoerythronate dehydrogenase yields the protein MSIIADENMAALAPLFADYGDIKTFPGRDIDPHHVDDSTKVMLLRSVTKVDAALLDAAPNLEFIGTATIGTDHFDIPQIEERRVRWSNAPGCNAQGVGEYVLSSLLLLAQRSDEDLQTKTIGIVGLGNTGTAVARRLRALGYTIMCCDPPRQQRGDAGQWYSLEQIIAQCDVITLHVPLSSDTFYLLDNQRLSQLQANCWLINASRGEVIDNRALINYKQQQPTLRLVLDVWENEPTPMMELVALAEIATPHIAGYSVEGKIRGSQMLHQALYQGKQTTPTLAELIDVEPLPVVTAPAQLEQQWLAQICATVYDIAQEDLRFRSALPTGFDARRKANLARREFSAQRIIGAPAGMATTLSELGFTI from the coding sequence ATGTCCATTATTGCCGACGAAAACATGGCTGCATTGGCGCCATTGTTTGCCGATTATGGTGACATCAAAACCTTTCCTGGCCGCGATATCGACCCGCATCATGTTGATGACAGCACCAAAGTGATGTTGTTGCGTTCGGTAACTAAGGTGGATGCCGCGTTACTCGATGCTGCGCCAAATCTCGAGTTTATCGGCACCGCAACTATTGGTACCGATCATTTTGATATTCCGCAGATTGAGGAGCGTCGGGTGCGTTGGAGCAACGCCCCTGGCTGCAATGCGCAAGGGGTAGGTGAATACGTACTATCATCACTGCTGTTGCTGGCACAGCGTTCTGATGAGGATCTGCAAACCAAAACCATCGGAATCGTTGGCCTTGGTAATACCGGTACTGCAGTAGCGCGGCGCTTGCGAGCCCTTGGTTATACGATCATGTGTTGTGATCCGCCACGACAACAGCGAGGAGACGCAGGGCAGTGGTATTCACTCGAGCAAATAATAGCGCAATGTGATGTGATTACACTGCATGTACCGCTCAGCAGCGATACGTTTTATTTACTGGATAATCAACGACTCAGTCAGTTGCAAGCAAACTGCTGGCTTATCAATGCTAGTCGTGGTGAAGTGATTGATAATCGAGCGCTTATTAATTACAAACAACAGCAACCAACACTGCGTTTAGTGCTTGATGTGTGGGAGAATGAACCCACCCCTATGATGGAGCTGGTGGCACTGGCAGAGATTGCTACGCCGCACATTGCCGGTTATTCCGTTGAAGGCAAGATCCGTGGTAGCCAGATGCTGCATCAGGCATTGTATCAAGGGAAACAAACAACCCCGACGCTGGCCGAGCTGATTGATGTGGAGCCCTTGCCTGTGGTTACGGCTCCCGCGCAGCTAGAGCAACAATGGTTGGCGCAGATCTGCGCCACCGTATATGACATAGCGCAAGAAGATCTGCGCTTTAGAAGCGCTTTACCAACCGGTTTTGATGCTCGCCGCAAAGCCAATTTGGCGCGACGAGAGTTTAGTGCTCAACGTATTATTGGTGCCCCAGCTGGCATGGCTACAACGTTGAGTGAGTTAGGTTTTACCATTTAA
- a CDS encoding FimV/HubP family polar landmark protein — protein sequence MSHLCRCATRALLLSGMLFSAVAPAQTLLLSGPDGKVQVEKQALGQYGPTTRNDTLWRIATKVRPDTQVTVYQVMQALFDANTHAFTSENFNSLERNHVLTIPTRDVMMGYPASEAKQQAKNHDSNWVPTDEVKPAKPVALPVKQIEAAAEPAGNTEQQLAQLQQENKRLANDLDSQKDTVLQLQNLRAELDANAAQMALMVEQNAILQRQLQQLSQELSVLQIALDDQQSVNRMLEEELDAQRFEPLPKAVTNSPVVNEPEQEPVPSFWQSLGENTLALVTIGPLSILLIIGLLWFVMRRRHRPISPNPIQDGEMIKPISTPLDPLTEMVPEPVSPVVQTQAVAESTPAPVMPTATSLAESEQSVDEDNDVMSLDDLLKDEELNAANAESEAIYGDNSDFEQALAESTAEISAASEPPKADNNSAFGDDEFIDIDKLLAESENSPGMSMSDTEADTIAPASDPLSDDGGYSAKLDLARAYIEIEDVDSAKALLKEVKTEGNEAQRNEADSLLKQL from the coding sequence ATGAGTCATCTTTGTCGTTGCGCGACTCGCGCCTTGTTATTATCTGGCATGCTGTTTTCTGCCGTTGCGCCAGCGCAGACACTGTTGTTGTCTGGGCCGGACGGTAAGGTACAGGTAGAAAAACAAGCCCTAGGTCAATATGGCCCAACTACACGAAACGATACGTTATGGCGCATTGCGACTAAGGTGCGTCCGGATACACAGGTAACCGTGTATCAAGTGATGCAGGCGTTATTTGACGCGAACACTCACGCCTTTACTTCCGAAAACTTTAACTCGCTTGAACGTAATCATGTGCTCACGATACCAACCCGTGATGTGATGATGGGTTATCCCGCCAGCGAGGCGAAACAACAAGCGAAGAACCACGATTCCAATTGGGTGCCAACCGATGAGGTAAAACCAGCTAAGCCGGTAGCGCTTCCAGTTAAGCAGATTGAAGCCGCCGCAGAGCCGGCGGGTAACACTGAGCAGCAACTGGCGCAACTTCAGCAAGAGAACAAGCGTCTAGCTAATGATTTAGACAGTCAAAAAGATACAGTGCTGCAGCTACAAAATCTGCGCGCTGAGCTCGATGCTAATGCCGCACAGATGGCGTTGATGGTTGAACAAAACGCGATATTGCAACGCCAGTTACAGCAGCTATCGCAAGAGTTGTCAGTGCTGCAAATCGCATTGGATGATCAACAATCGGTTAATCGGATGCTTGAGGAGGAGCTTGATGCACAGCGCTTTGAGCCTCTGCCTAAAGCCGTAACCAACAGCCCTGTAGTTAATGAGCCTGAACAGGAGCCTGTTCCGTCGTTCTGGCAAAGTCTCGGTGAAAATACCTTAGCGTTAGTGACCATTGGGCCATTGAGTATATTGTTAATCATTGGCCTATTGTGGTTTGTGATGCGTCGCCGCCATCGTCCTATTTCGCCTAATCCAATCCAGGATGGTGAGATGATCAAGCCTATCTCAACTCCGTTAGATCCATTAACTGAGATGGTGCCAGAGCCGGTTTCACCGGTAGTTCAAACTCAAGCAGTAGCTGAGTCTACGCCCGCCCCAGTGATGCCAACGGCGACCTCTTTGGCAGAGTCAGAACAATCTGTAGATGAAGATAATGACGTGATGTCGTTGGATGATCTGCTTAAGGATGAAGAGCTGAACGCGGCCAACGCAGAATCGGAAGCGATATACGGCGACAATAGCGACTTTGAGCAAGCATTGGCTGAGTCAACTGCAGAGATTTCGGCGGCGTCAGAACCACCAAAGGCAGATAATAACTCTGCCTTCGGTGATGATGAATTTATCGATATTGATAAGCTGCTGGCTGAAAGTGAGAACAGCCCAGGTATGTCGATGTCCGATACCGAAGCCGACACCATTGCCCCAGCATCTGATCCTCTCAGTGATGATGGTGGCTATAGCGCCAAACTCGATTTGGCTCGAGCCTATATTGAGATTGAAGATGTCGATAGTGCCAAAGCATTGCTGAAAGAGGTTAAAACGGAAGGTAATGAGGCGCAGCGTAATGAAGCGGACAGCTTGCTAAAACAGCTGTAA
- a CDS encoding tetratricopeptide repeat protein, with the protein MFKKTKFIPALLLTVVAGSITLPALAAEKCPIDQRKSRAVSERVGKKVQKAYELYSNEQVDEALGVLLEIKTSSDFDKAYVSRMIGSLYAGKDGKVDTAMKHLKVAVDINQLGGSDHGNAIKLLADLSISERKFDDALKYYQDWMTFTCKEDVNVYLRMASAHYEKKEYKPAISFADKSIALQKRVNKAPYSLKMGAYYETKQYKNAAKIAEEIVRLFPQEGRAWVQLAQMYMLGEDYKKSLYTMDVAFRNGFLEKASEYKMLAQLYAQNEVPLKSAQLQEQYLKDGLVERDVGAVSMLANTYHQAKQIDKAVKFYGEAGELSGNSKHYMRQAGLLMERERYGEAKTAVRKALDGTGLKSTGEAQMILAQAHFYLDEFKSAYKACMAATKDSKTAKNAKSWLSYIEDTAKRKKVSVR; encoded by the coding sequence ATGTTCAAGAAGACCAAATTTATTCCTGCTTTATTGCTGACCGTCGTTGCTGGCTCGATTACGTTGCCAGCACTGGCCGCCGAAAAATGTCCAATCGACCAACGTAAGAGTCGTGCGGTATCGGAGCGGGTAGGTAAGAAGGTTCAGAAAGCCTACGAGCTTTACAGCAACGAGCAAGTTGATGAAGCGCTTGGAGTCCTACTGGAGATTAAAACCAGCAGTGACTTCGATAAAGCTTACGTTTCGCGCATGATCGGTAGTTTGTACGCCGGTAAAGATGGCAAGGTAGATACCGCAATGAAACACCTTAAGGTGGCGGTAGATATTAACCAACTTGGCGGTAGCGATCACGGTAACGCGATTAAGTTGTTGGCCGATCTGAGTATCTCGGAGCGTAAGTTTGATGACGCATTGAAGTACTACCAAGATTGGATGACCTTCACCTGTAAGGAAGACGTTAACGTTTACTTGCGGATGGCGAGCGCGCATTACGAGAAGAAAGAATACAAGCCAGCTATCAGCTTTGCTGATAAGTCTATCGCCTTGCAAAAGCGTGTTAATAAAGCACCTTACAGCTTGAAGATGGGTGCCTACTACGAGACTAAGCAATACAAAAATGCAGCAAAAATTGCTGAAGAGATTGTTCGCTTATTCCCGCAAGAAGGCCGTGCTTGGGTTCAGTTAGCGCAGATGTACATGTTGGGTGAAGATTATAAAAAGTCTTTGTACACCATGGACGTTGCCTTCCGTAATGGCTTTCTGGAGAAAGCGAGCGAGTACAAAATGCTAGCTCAGCTTTACGCTCAGAATGAAGTGCCGCTTAAGTCAGCTCAGCTACAAGAACAATACTTGAAAGATGGGTTGGTGGAGCGTGACGTTGGCGCCGTTTCGATGTTGGCTAACACTTATCATCAGGCAAAACAGATTGATAAAGCAGTGAAGTTCTATGGGGAAGCTGGCGAACTGTCCGGCAACTCAAAGCACTATATGCGTCAAGCTGGTCTGTTGATGGAGCGTGAGCGTTACGGTGAAGCAAAGACTGCGGTTCGCAAAGCACTTGATGGCACTGGCCTCAAGAGCACTGGTGAAGCACAGATGATCTTAGCGCAAGCTCACTTCTATCTAGATGAGTTCAAGTCTGCTTATAAAGCATGTATGGCGGCGACCAAAGATAGTAAGACGGCTAAAAATGCCAAGAGCTGGTTGTCTTACATTGAAGACACCGCTAAGCGGAAAAAAGTATCGGTGAGATAA
- the fabB gene encoding beta-ketoacyl-ACP synthase I encodes MKRAVITGIGVISSIGNNADEVTESLRAGRSGISYSEQFEELGLRSRVWGDLKINPAEHIDRKVMRFMGDAAAYAYLSMEQAIEDSKLTPEMVSNPRTGIVAGCGGASSLNQVQAADTLRAKGVRRVGPYLVPRIMSSTASACLATPFKIKGINYSISSACATSAHCIGHAVEQIQLGKQDVIFAGGSEELHWTLAMGFDGMGALSTKYNDDPTKASRTYDTARDGFVISGGGGMVVVEELEHALARGAHIYAEIVGYGANSDGMDMVAPSGEGAVRCMNIALAEAKAAGAPPVQYLNTHGTSTPVGDTKELGAIAEVFGDDMPMISATKAMTGHALGAAGVHEAIYSLLMMKHGFVAPSINVDQLDEKAEGMPIITVAKDVQLDTVMSNSFGFGGTNAALVLTRYK; translated from the coding sequence ATGAAAAGAGCGGTCATTACTGGTATCGGTGTGATTTCCAGCATCGGCAACAACGCCGATGAAGTGACAGAATCACTGCGCGCTGGACGAAGTGGTATCAGCTACTCAGAGCAATTTGAAGAGCTTGGGTTACGTAGTCGAGTATGGGGTGATCTGAAAATCAATCCAGCTGAACACATCGACCGCAAAGTGATGCGTTTTATGGGCGATGCTGCGGCGTACGCTTACTTGTCGATGGAACAAGCGATTGAAGATTCCAAGCTAACGCCAGAAATGGTGAGCAACCCACGCACAGGCATTGTTGCTGGCTGTGGCGGTGCTTCGTCACTGAACCAAGTACAGGCCGCTGATACCCTGCGTGCTAAAGGCGTTCGTCGTGTTGGTCCATACTTGGTGCCGCGTATTATGTCTTCTACTGCATCTGCCTGTTTGGCAACACCGTTTAAGATAAAAGGCATCAATTACTCGATCTCCTCTGCTTGTGCCACCAGTGCTCACTGTATTGGTCATGCGGTTGAGCAGATCCAGCTAGGCAAGCAAGACGTTATCTTTGCCGGTGGCTCAGAGGAGCTGCACTGGACCCTAGCAATGGGGTTTGATGGCATGGGCGCGTTGTCTACCAAGTACAATGACGATCCAACTAAAGCTTCACGTACTTACGATACTGCGCGCGATGGCTTTGTCATCTCTGGTGGCGGCGGCATGGTTGTGGTTGAAGAGCTGGAGCATGCGTTAGCACGTGGTGCTCACATCTACGCTGAGATTGTTGGTTATGGTGCCAACTCAGACGGCATGGACATGGTGGCGCCGTCAGGCGAAGGGGCAGTGCGCTGCATGAATATTGCGTTAGCGGAAGCGAAAGCTGCCGGTGCGCCACCGGTGCAGTACTTGAATACCCACGGTACGTCTACTCCAGTAGGCGACACCAAAGAACTTGGCGCCATTGCCGAGGTTTTTGGTGATGACATGCCAATGATCAGCGCCACCAAAGCGATGACCGGTCACGCCCTTGGTGCTGCCGGTGTACATGAAGCGATCTACAGCTTGTTGATGATGAAGCATGGCTTTGTTGCACCAAGCATCAACGTTGACCAGCTCGATGAAAAAGCGGAAGGGATGCCAATCATTACCGTCGCCAAAGATGTGCAGCTTGATACTGTAATGAGCAACAGTTTTGGTTTTGGTGGCACCAATGCTGCCTTGGTATTAACGCGCTACAAATAA
- a CDS encoding aspartate-semialdehyde dehydrogenase, with the protein MAYNIAVLGATGAVGQTMIEILEQREFPVAKLIPLASSNSVGKTVSFNGETLDVIDVESFDWNEVEIALFSAGGSVSEKWAPIAADAGCVVIDNTSHFRNDPEIPLVVPEVNPGALAEFRNRNIIANPNCSTIQMVVALKPLHDHYGIDRINVATYQSVSGAGRSAIEELAKQCSQLLNAQQAEANVFEHQIAFNVLPKIDQFMDNGFTREEMKMVWETQKIFGDLSIQVNATAVRVPVFYGHAEAIHIETRQPTSADEAKSLLEQAEGITLMADDEDYPTPFGNAQGNDDVYVGRVRQDLARPYDLNLWVVADNIRKGAALNSVQIAELLIRDYL; encoded by the coding sequence ATGGCATATAACATCGCGGTTTTAGGCGCCACTGGAGCAGTGGGCCAAACAATGATAGAGATTTTAGAGCAGCGCGAATTTCCGGTTGCCAAACTTATCCCGCTGGCCAGCAGCAATAGCGTTGGTAAAACCGTTAGCTTTAACGGGGAAACGCTGGATGTGATTGACGTAGAAAGTTTCGACTGGAATGAAGTTGAGATTGCGTTATTCAGTGCCGGTGGCAGTGTATCCGAGAAGTGGGCTCCCATAGCTGCTGATGCCGGTTGTGTGGTTATCGATAACACCAGTCATTTCCGCAACGATCCAGAGATCCCATTAGTGGTGCCAGAGGTTAACCCTGGTGCACTGGCGGAGTTCCGTAACCGTAATATTATTGCCAACCCTAACTGCTCCACCATTCAAATGGTGGTCGCGCTTAAGCCGTTGCACGATCACTACGGCATCGACCGCATCAATGTGGCGACCTACCAGTCAGTTTCTGGCGCAGGCCGCAGTGCCATCGAAGAGTTAGCTAAGCAATGCAGTCAGTTGTTGAATGCACAGCAAGCGGAAGCTAACGTTTTTGAGCATCAGATTGCTTTTAACGTATTACCAAAGATTGACCAGTTCATGGACAACGGCTTTACTCGCGAAGAGATGAAGATGGTCTGGGAAACTCAAAAGATCTTCGGTGATTTATCCATTCAGGTTAATGCCACTGCTGTTCGGGTACCGGTTTTCTACGGTCACGCTGAAGCCATTCATATCGAGACACGCCAGCCAACCTCGGCGGATGAAGCGAAATCTCTGCTTGAGCAAGCCGAAGGCATCACCTTGATGGCCGATGATGAGGATTACCCAACCCCATTTGGTAATGCTCAGGGCAATGACGACGTCTACGTTGGCCGTGTTCGCCAAGATCTAGCTCGTCCATACGATCTGAACCTATGGGTTGTGGCCGACAACATTCGCAAAGGTGCCGCATTAAACTCAGTACAGATTGCAGAGCTTCTTATCCGCGACTATCTGTAA
- a CDS encoding DUF3297 family protein, with amino-acid sequence MTDTTAKPALPDHLSSNPRSPHYVEACFEHEIGIRLNGKERNDVEEYCISEGWVKVASPKALDRRGQPMLLTRKGTVEAFYI; translated from the coding sequence ATGACCGATACCACTGCAAAACCAGCATTACCTGACCACCTTTCAAGCAACCCGCGCAGCCCACATTATGTGGAAGCGTGTTTTGAGCATGAAATTGGTATCCGCTTGAACGGCAAAGAGCGTAATGATGTAGAGGAATACTGCATTAGCGAAGGCTGGGTAAAAGTTGCCTCTCCTAAAGCACTAGATCGTCGTGGTCAACCGATGCTGCTTACCCGTAAAGGCACCGTTGAAGCCTTTTACATCTAA
- a CDS encoding DUF885 domain-containing protein: MGFKLSVVALATAAMISGCQPAATDTVVSNVVVEVADLRFDQLAQNYFDDGIDLNPLMGTYIGRAEYNNHLANTSSDEYLAKSKQINAKYLTAVTEYDRSTLTAQQQLSRDILQYELEIAIEGEQFAAELLPMNQFYSKVITFVQLGSGQSAQPFATVEDFENFISRIDDFVVWLDSAQARMDQGIEQGVVLPTVLVEKLIPQLSALVDVDLQDSPFYSPLVNLSDAIPESAATPLRNRYHAALANKLMPAIAQLRDYFTEVYLGASRQSHGWGQLPNGAKWYQHLANKHTTTELPVAEIHQLGLEEVARILAEMDKVRAQVGFEGDLAAFFEYLGSDPQFFFAKPEQLVEGYSEIRTKINTVLPQYFDVMPKADYVVKAVEPFREKSAAGASYQAPAPDGSRPGVFYVNTYNLKAQPKWGMTTLSLHEASPGHHFQIAIKQELEGIPSFQRFGGYTAFEEGWALYSEYLGIEMGLFDDPYQYFGKLSDEMLRAMRLVVDTGLHAKGWSREQAIQYMLDNSPLAETDVIAEVERYMAIPGQALSYKVGQLTILRLRADAEAQLGDKFDLRDFHNQVLSSGSLPMALLENKIDLWVKQQQSA, translated from the coding sequence ATGGGTTTTAAACTCTCAGTCGTAGCATTGGCGACAGCGGCAATGATCAGCGGCTGCCAGCCTGCTGCAACGGATACTGTAGTTAGCAACGTTGTGGTCGAAGTGGCTGATCTTCGCTTTGATCAATTAGCGCAAAACTACTTTGATGATGGTATCGATCTTAATCCATTGATGGGAACCTACATCGGTCGAGCTGAATACAACAACCATCTCGCCAATACCAGCAGCGATGAATACCTAGCAAAAAGTAAGCAAATTAATGCTAAGTACCTTACGGCGGTGACCGAATATGACCGTTCAACGTTGACAGCGCAGCAACAACTGAGTCGCGATATTCTGCAATATGAGCTTGAGATAGCCATTGAAGGAGAACAGTTCGCCGCTGAACTGCTACCGATGAATCAGTTCTACAGCAAGGTAATCACCTTTGTGCAGCTCGGCAGTGGGCAGAGCGCGCAGCCGTTTGCCACCGTTGAGGACTTTGAAAATTTTATTAGTCGTATCGACGACTTTGTTGTGTGGCTTGATTCGGCGCAAGCGCGAATGGATCAAGGTATTGAACAGGGGGTCGTGTTGCCAACGGTATTGGTTGAAAAACTAATACCGCAACTGTCGGCACTGGTCGATGTCGATTTGCAAGATAGCCCATTCTACAGCCCGTTGGTTAACCTCAGCGACGCCATTCCGGAGTCGGCGGCGACGCCGTTACGTAATCGCTATCATGCGGCCCTAGCAAATAAGCTAATGCCGGCGATAGCGCAGTTGCGAGACTATTTCACTGAGGTCTATTTAGGGGCGAGTCGTCAATCCCATGGGTGGGGGCAGCTACCTAATGGTGCCAAGTGGTATCAGCATCTTGCTAATAAGCACACTACTACCGAGCTACCGGTCGCTGAAATCCACCAGTTGGGGCTAGAAGAGGTAGCTAGGATTCTTGCTGAAATGGATAAGGTCCGTGCTCAGGTTGGTTTTGAGGGCGACCTAGCAGCATTCTTTGAGTACCTTGGTTCCGATCCGCAATTCTTTTTTGCTAAACCAGAACAACTGGTTGAAGGTTACAGTGAGATCCGCACCAAGATTAATACGGTATTGCCGCAGTACTTTGATGTGATGCCGAAGGCCGATTACGTGGTTAAGGCGGTTGAGCCGTTTCGGGAGAAGTCGGCTGCTGGCGCCAGCTATCAAGCGCCAGCACCTGATGGCAGTCGCCCAGGGGTATTTTACGTTAATACCTACAACCTGAAGGCACAGCCAAAGTGGGGGATGACCACGCTATCGCTGCATGAAGCGTCACCAGGACACCATTTTCAGATTGCGATTAAGCAAGAACTAGAAGGTATACCGAGTTTCCAGCGTTTTGGCGGCTATACTGCCTTCGAAGAGGGCTGGGCACTGTACTCTGAATATCTTGGCATTGAGATGGGACTGTTTGACGATCCCTACCAGTATTTTGGCAAACTCTCCGATGAGATGCTGCGAGCGATGCGCTTGGTGGTCGATACCGGCTTACACGCTAAAGGTTGGAGCCGTGAGCAGGCTATCCAATACATGCTTGATAACAGTCCCTTGGCAGAAACCGATGTAATTGCTGAGGTAGAACGTTATATGGCGATCCCGGGGCAAGCACTGTCGTATAAGGTTGGTCAGCTAACGATTTTGCGCTTGCGCGCGGATGCTGAAGCTCAATTGGGTGATAAGTTTGACCTACGTGATTTTCATAATCAGGTACTTTCGTCAGGCTCGTTGCCAATGGCATTGCTGGAAAATAAAATCGATTTGTGGGTTAAGCAACAGCAAAGCGCATAG